A single Phoenix dactylifera cultivar Barhee BC4 chromosome 1, palm_55x_up_171113_PBpolish2nd_filt_p, whole genome shotgun sequence DNA region contains:
- the LOC103719487 gene encoding mitogen-activated protein kinase kinase kinase 18-like, producing MARAALNYLRPKDWVRGKAVGNGSFGIVSLAMNRSTGELFVVKSSPSGTGLISLKNEADILESLNSSYIVRSLGHEAADRAGSQQEFNLFMEYMAGGSLLDIVEKFGGALEESVIRSYTRQILKGIAYLHRNDIVHCDIKCKNLLLGSSGNIKLADFGCARRLRGSSEVDACSKNSSQVGGTPLWMAPEILKNEGVGFLSDIWSLGCTVIEMATGRPPWTDEVSNPMAAVYKIACCDDLPKLPSSFSDEGLDFLRKCLQKDPKKRWNAEQLLSHPFITGSSNQMCLKEASWSPTSVLHAGSRGNWPLDELESLTEEEISTWRPFSMRSGIPKYLRRMCSKEIDVQATEGWIEVRSG from the coding sequence ATGGCCCGAGCCGCCTTGAATTATCTTCGCCCGAAGGACTGGGTTAGAGGAAAAGCAGTCGGGAATGGGTCCTTTGGCATCGTCAGCTTGGCCATGAACAGATCGACTGGCGAGCTCTTCGTCGTCAAGTCCTCACCATCTGGAACGGGGTTAATATCTCTGAAGAATGAGGCCGACATCCTCGAGAGTCTGAATTCGTCATACATTGTTCGAAGCCTTGGGCATGAAGCTGCAGACAGAGCAGGAAGTCAACAAGAATTTAACTTGTTCATGGAATACATGGCTGGGGGGAGCTTGTTGGATATTGTGGAGAAGTTTGGTGGAGCATTGGAGGAGTCAGTGATTAGATCCTACACCAGACAAATTCTCAAGGGGATTGCATACCTTCATAGAAATGATATCGTCCATTGCGATATTAAATGTAAGAATCTGCTCTTGGGTTCATCTGGGAACATCAAGTTGGCTGACTTTGGGTGTGCTAGAAGATTGAGAGGATCTTCAGAGGTTGATGCATGTTCGAAGAATTCGTCGCAAGTTGGCGGGACTCCATTGTGGATGGCACCAGAGATTTTGAAGAATGAAGGGGTCGGATTCCTGTCAGATATATGGTCTCTTGGATGCACTGTGATTGAGATGGCCACTGGGAGACCTCCATGGACCGACGAGGTATCGAACCCGATGGCAGCAGTATATAAGATTGCATGCTGTGATGATCTTCCAAAGCTCCCATCCAGTTTCTCCGACGAGGGGCTCGATTTCCTCAGAAAATGTTTGCAGAAGGACCCAAAGAAGAGATGGAATGCTGAGCAATTGCTCAGCCATCCATTTATCACTGGGAGTTCGAATCAAATGTGTTTGAAGGAGGCATCTTGGTCGCCAACAAGTGTCTTACATGCAGGTTCCAGAGGGAACTGGCCTTTGGATGAATTGGAGTCACTGACCGAAGAAGAGATCTCGACATGGAGACCATTCTCGATGCGGTCTGGGATCCCCAAGTATCTAAGAAGAATGTGCAGCAAAGAGATTGATGTACAGGCAACAGAAGGTTGGATTGAGGTCAGATcaggatga